A stretch of the Archangium violaceum genome encodes the following:
- a CDS encoding acyltransferase family protein gives MTRPGASLFDLSKPSSRHPGLDGARGLAVVAMVLGHTLDALLAPEWRAHPWVQRYWELRGITAPLFLLVAGFAVVAALGTSQESAGQSFGRRLRRALLLLFLGYLVHWPGWDTAHALGWGEELRSLVFSFDALQSIGVSLLVGAAVLVLARGTWTRAVVLAALAVGIPLASTWMWNAATGWPIELRQAVGMPGARFPLFPWAGFFFAGALAAHLLRLLRPGWPQGLALVALGGGLVLLTGRLPADWSPTSAWLVAFRVGEGLLVLGAVNLVPQVLSRLLAPLGRASLWLYVLHLPVVYGWAGTAGLAGRVGPTLGLVPALGVGLGLLAVCYAIARLAKLIRGGRRASDTTKWRARPVPIDGAALRSGQRT, from the coding sequence GTTGGGGCACACACTGGACGCGCTGCTCGCACCGGAGTGGCGCGCCCACCCGTGGGTGCAGCGGTACTGGGAGCTGCGCGGCATCACCGCACCCCTCTTCCTGCTGGTGGCGGGCTTCGCGGTGGTGGCCGCGCTCGGAACCTCCCAGGAGAGCGCGGGCCAGTCCTTCGGCCGCCGGTTGCGGCGCGCGCTGCTGCTCCTCTTCCTCGGCTACCTGGTGCACTGGCCGGGCTGGGACACGGCGCATGCGCTCGGCTGGGGCGAGGAGCTGCGCTCGCTCGTCTTCTCCTTCGATGCGTTGCAGAGCATTGGCGTGAGCCTGCTGGTGGGCGCGGCGGTGCTGGTGCTGGCGCGCGGAACCTGGACGCGGGCCGTGGTGCTCGCCGCGCTGGCCGTGGGCATCCCCCTGGCGAGCACCTGGATGTGGAACGCCGCCACGGGCTGGCCCATCGAGCTGCGGCAGGCGGTGGGCATGCCGGGCGCGCGCTTCCCGCTCTTCCCCTGGGCGGGCTTCTTCTTCGCCGGGGCGCTCGCGGCCCACCTGCTGCGGTTGCTGCGGCCCGGCTGGCCCCAGGGCCTGGCCCTCGTGGCGCTCGGTGGGGGGCTGGTGCTGCTCACCGGGCGGCTGCCCGCGGACTGGAGCCCCACCAGCGCGTGGCTCGTCGCCTTCCGCGTGGGCGAGGGCCTCCTGGTGCTGGGCGCCGTCAACCTGGTGCCCCAGGTGCTCTCGCGCCTGCTGGCGCCCCTGGGCCGCGCGTCCCTCTGGCTCTACGTGCTGCACCTGCCGGTGGTGTACGGCTGGGCCGGGACGGCGGGCCTGGCCGGACGCGTGGGGCCCACGCTGGGGCTGGTGCCCGCCCTGGGTGTGGGCCTGGGACTGCTCGCGGTGTGCTACGCCATCGCCCGTCTGGCGAAGCTGATCCGCGGGGGCCGCCGCGCCTCGGACACCACGAAGTGGCGCGCCCGCCCCGTGCCCATCGACGGCGCCGCGCTGCGCTCCGGCCAACGCACCTGA
- a CDS encoding tRNA-uridine aminocarboxypropyltransferase gives MRSLCLRCLRPQSTCYCARVPQVDSRTRLVFLQHPRERRVAIGTARMAHLSLPNSELHVGVDFTGHRRLAELAARPERVAVLFPGEEAIPLEEAKENPPETLIVVDGTWPLARKLVKTNPLLAGLPRIGFVPRRPSNYRIRAEPAEHCVSTIEAVVEVLGALEGEQERFDTMLRAFEYMVDTQLDCQEKRTEPPRRRIYKSAWQPPLELRAIAESFEHLVLLYAEANAHPAEQNLPSELVHLVAMRPATGERFEAILAPRQPMARSTPLHVELPEEVLLAGESLETGLARFQAFLRPGDKLAVWTTFALELLRRDGFPVPEALNVRLACARALKNKTGGVEQGAEQLGARLPERWAGGRAGRRIAALEAVVRALDERGRATQPPPRERMAS, from the coding sequence GTGCGTTCCCTCTGTCTCCGCTGCCTGCGTCCCCAGTCCACGTGCTACTGCGCACGCGTGCCCCAGGTGGACTCGCGCACGCGGCTCGTCTTCCTCCAGCACCCCCGCGAGCGCCGGGTGGCCATCGGCACGGCTCGCATGGCGCACCTGTCCCTGCCCAACTCCGAGCTCCACGTGGGAGTGGACTTCACCGGTCATCGGCGGCTCGCGGAGCTCGCGGCGCGTCCCGAGCGCGTGGCCGTCCTCTTCCCGGGAGAGGAGGCCATCCCCTTGGAGGAGGCGAAGGAGAATCCCCCCGAGACGCTCATCGTGGTGGACGGCACCTGGCCGCTGGCGCGCAAGCTGGTGAAGACGAATCCCCTGCTCGCGGGGTTGCCGCGCATCGGCTTCGTCCCGCGCCGCCCGAGCAACTACCGCATCCGCGCCGAGCCGGCCGAGCACTGCGTCTCCACCATCGAGGCGGTGGTGGAGGTGTTGGGGGCGCTCGAGGGCGAGCAGGAGCGCTTCGACACCATGCTGCGCGCCTTCGAGTACATGGTGGACACGCAGCTCGACTGCCAGGAGAAGCGGACGGAGCCGCCGCGCCGGCGCATCTACAAGTCCGCGTGGCAGCCGCCGCTGGAGCTGCGCGCCATCGCCGAGAGCTTCGAGCACCTCGTGCTCCTCTACGCCGAGGCCAACGCGCACCCCGCGGAGCAGAATCTTCCCTCCGAGCTGGTGCACCTGGTGGCGATGCGCCCGGCCACGGGTGAGCGCTTCGAGGCCATCCTCGCCCCGAGGCAGCCGATGGCGCGCAGCACGCCACTGCACGTGGAGCTCCCGGAGGAGGTTCTGCTGGCGGGCGAGTCCCTGGAGACGGGGCTCGCGCGCTTCCAGGCCTTCCTGCGCCCGGGAGACAAGCTCGCGGTGTGGACGACGTTCGCGCTGGAGCTGCTGCGCAGGGATGGCTTCCCGGTGCCCGAGGCGCTGAACGTGCGGCTCGCGTGCGCGCGGGCGCTCAAGAACAAGACGGGCGGAGTGGAGCAGGGGGCGGAGCAGCTGGGCGCGCGGCTTCCGGAGCGGTGGGCCGGGGGTCGCGCCGGCCGGCGCATCGCGGCCCTGGAGGCGGTGGTCCGTGCCCTGGATGAGCGGGGCCGGGCCACCCAACCTCCGCCCCGCGAGCGCATGGCTTCCTAG
- a CDS encoding cytochrome P450, which produces MQQATNPQPLTFDLLSLETARNPHPMYHALRTQQPILWSPQLHGWVLTRHADISQVLKDPRLVAGPMTGQFERLPEDIRKQLTPLRDAVNMWMGHTTNEGHLRFQALLKRYFTPRTVENFRPRIQALTDTLLDAAAARGSSFDMVKDLAIPLPSNVIAEMLGVPLADEYLLQRWSRDLGGIFTNFNPEQLFQSQKSVLEMMDYMREVLSQYRRGASGENILEVFLRAQDEGLVTEEEILANCVLLLFAGHETTARLISRGLALLFDHPEQLAMLRQQPSLIPQAVEEMLRYGDVAGMTTRLTVAPVELGGQTMQPYQMVYVMLAAANRDPSLFPDPDRFDITRKPGKHVAFGYGSFYCLGAALARLEAQVFFETLLRRFPNVRPAKGASPVWEQQGPLNMHLVTLPVEL; this is translated from the coding sequence ATGCAACAGGCCACCAATCCCCAGCCCCTCACGTTCGATCTCCTCAGCCTCGAGACCGCCCGGAACCCGCACCCGATGTACCACGCGCTTCGGACCCAGCAGCCGATCCTCTGGAGCCCCCAGCTCCACGGATGGGTGCTCACCCGCCACGCCGACATCTCCCAGGTGCTGAAGGATCCCCGCCTGGTCGCCGGGCCCATGACGGGACAGTTCGAGCGCCTCCCCGAGGACATCCGCAAGCAGCTCACGCCCCTGCGCGACGCCGTCAACATGTGGATGGGGCACACCACCAACGAGGGCCACCTCCGCTTCCAGGCGCTGCTCAAGCGCTACTTCACTCCGCGCACCGTGGAGAACTTCCGGCCCCGCATCCAGGCCCTCACCGACACGTTGCTCGACGCCGCCGCGGCCCGGGGCTCCTCCTTCGACATGGTGAAGGACCTCGCCATCCCCCTGCCGTCGAACGTCATCGCCGAGATGCTCGGCGTGCCGCTCGCCGACGAGTACCTGCTCCAGCGCTGGTCTCGCGATCTGGGGGGCATCTTCACCAACTTCAATCCCGAGCAGCTCTTCCAGAGCCAGAAGAGCGTCCTGGAGATGATGGACTACATGCGCGAGGTCCTCTCCCAGTACCGCCGCGGCGCCTCGGGCGAGAACATCCTCGAGGTCTTCCTGCGCGCCCAGGACGAGGGCCTCGTCACCGAGGAGGAGATCCTCGCCAACTGCGTGCTGCTCCTGTTCGCCGGCCATGAGACCACCGCGCGGCTCATCAGCCGGGGCCTGGCACTTCTCTTCGACCACCCGGAGCAGCTCGCGATGCTGCGCCAGCAGCCCTCGCTCATTCCCCAGGCGGTGGAGGAGATGCTGCGCTACGGCGACGTGGCGGGCATGACCACCCGGCTCACCGTCGCGCCCGTGGAGCTCGGCGGCCAGACGATGCAGCCGTACCAGATGGTGTACGTGATGCTCGCCGCGGCGAACCGGGATCCCTCGCTCTTCCCCGACCCGGACCGGTTCGACATCACCCGCAAGCCGGGCAAGCACGTGGCGTTCGGGTACGGCTCGTTCTACTGCCTGGGCGCGGCGCTGGCGCGGCTGGAGGCCCAGGTCTTCTTCGAGACGCTGCTGCGGCGCTTCCCCAACGTGCGGCCCGCGAAGGGCGCCTCGCCAGTGTGGGAGCAGCAGGGTCCCCTCAACATGCATCTGGTCACGCTCCCGGTG
- a CDS encoding TRL-like family protein, producing MHLLQKLSVIAVLSMGLSGCAGAAFIGRPVIGTTTLYAATSATEFINEQTRLGTKSGEGCVTSILGIVTTGDATATEAARKAGINRVTHIDHKFENILGLYAKYCVMVYGD from the coding sequence ATGCATCTGCTGCAGAAGCTCTCCGTCATCGCCGTCCTCTCCATGGGCCTGTCGGGCTGCGCGGGCGCGGCCTTCATCGGCCGTCCCGTCATCGGCACCACCACCCTCTACGCCGCCACCTCCGCCACCGAGTTCATCAACGAGCAGACGAGGCTCGGCACGAAGAGCGGCGAGGGCTGCGTGACGTCCATCCTCGGCATCGTCACCACCGGTGACGCCACCGCCACCGAGGCCGCGCGCAAGGCCGGCATCAACCGCGTCACCCACATCGATCACAAGTTCGAGAACATCCTCGGCCTCTACGCGAAGTACTGCGTCATGGTGTACGGCGACTAG
- a CDS encoding cytochrome-c peroxidase produces the protein MKFNSLVRPLFLVAVTAGTAAFAQAAKPTAAAPAAPTTAAQNVVIDRALLKAFKVLPTRFEDPKNPITPEKVELGRMLYFDTRLSKNQDVSCNSCHDLNKFGVDGKPFSTGHKKQLGGRNSPTVYNSGGHLLQFWDGRAANLEEQAKGPILNPVEMAMPSEERVVETVKSIPGYVTAFQKAFPGEADPVTYDNLAKAIGAFERQLVTPSRFDKFLAGDDKALSAAEKVGLQKFLEQGCQTCHNGPAIGGSMQKLGLVVPFQSKDQGRFDLTKKESDRMMFRVPTLRNVTKTAPYFHDGSVKELQTAVKLMAQHQFGKQISDADAKSIVTFLDSLTGELPKSYIARPKLPASGPKTPKPDPS, from the coding sequence ATGAAATTCAACTCGCTTGTTCGTCCCTTGTTCCTGGTCGCTGTCACCGCGGGTACCGCGGCATTCGCCCAGGCGGCGAAGCCCACCGCTGCTGCTCCGGCCGCCCCCACCACCGCCGCCCAGAACGTCGTCATCGACCGCGCCCTGCTCAAGGCGTTCAAGGTCCTGCCGACCCGCTTCGAGGATCCGAAGAACCCCATCACCCCGGAGAAGGTGGAGCTGGGGCGGATGCTGTACTTCGATACCCGCCTGTCGAAGAACCAGGACGTGTCCTGCAACAGCTGCCACGACCTGAACAAGTTCGGCGTGGACGGCAAGCCCTTCTCCACGGGCCACAAGAAGCAGCTCGGCGGCCGTAACTCGCCCACCGTGTACAACTCCGGTGGCCACCTCCTGCAGTTCTGGGACGGCCGCGCCGCCAACCTGGAGGAGCAGGCCAAGGGCCCCATCCTCAACCCCGTCGAAATGGCGATGCCCAGCGAGGAGCGCGTCGTGGAGACGGTGAAGTCCATCCCCGGCTATGTGACGGCCTTCCAGAAGGCCTTCCCGGGCGAGGCGGACCCGGTGACGTACGACAACCTGGCCAAGGCCATTGGCGCGTTCGAGCGCCAGCTCGTCACCCCCTCGCGCTTCGACAAGTTCCTCGCCGGTGACGACAAGGCGCTGAGCGCGGCGGAGAAGGTCGGCCTCCAGAAGTTCCTCGAGCAGGGCTGCCAGACCTGCCACAACGGCCCCGCCATCGGTGGCTCGATGCAGAAACTGGGGCTCGTGGTGCCCTTCCAGTCCAAGGATCAGGGTCGCTTCGATCTCACCAAGAAGGAGTCGGACCGGATGATGTTCCGCGTCCCCACCCTGCGCAACGTGACCAAGACGGCGCCGTACTTCCACGACGGCTCGGTGAAGGAGCTGCAGACGGCCGTGAAGCTGATGGCCCAGCACCAGTTCGGCAAGCAGATCTCCGATGCCGACGCGAAGTCGATCGTCACCTTCCTCGACTCGCTCACCGGCGAGCTGCCCAAGAGCTACATCGCCAGGCCGAAGCTGCCGGCCAGCGGCCCGAAGACCCCGAAGCCGGATCCGTCCTGA